The DNA sequence GCGAGGGCCCCGAGGGCCAGGGGCCCCAGCCACCGCCGGGCGGCGGCGTAGAGTTGGGTCATATCGCTAAAAGGACGGTAGATTTTTTTTCGCAGACGGAACGCAAGTTACCGCTTTCTAGTGCAGCGCGGGGCCCCGGAATCAGACAATAATCGGCAGCGGGCAGTGCAATTGGCTCCGGCGGGGGCCCAGCGCGGTTGCGACGACAAAAATATTTTTCGACTAAAAAGGGCCTAAACAACCCGCTGGGGGCTCTTTGCAATTCCATCTAGGAAAAACACCATATTATTTTACAACAGTACCTTGCAAAACAAAGTACCTACCATACATTTGTACTGTTCATCACCCACTAGCCTTCTCATCGCCCATGAAACTTGAAAACACCCAGGTGCAGATGCGCAAAGGCATCCTGGAGTTCTGCATCCTGGAAATAATTGCCCGCGGCGAGGCCTACGCCTCCGACATGCTGGAGGAGCTGACGGTGGCCCGCATGATTGTGGTGGAGGGAACGCTCTACCCGCTACTCACGCGCCTCAAAAACGCGGCGCTGCTCGATTATACCTGGAAGGAGAGCACCAGCGGCCCGCCCCGCAAATACTATGTCCTCACCCCGGCCGGGGCGCAGTTTCTGCAGGAACTGCGCGACACGTGGGAGGAAATGGCCCTGTCCGTGGGCATCATCCGCCAGGGCCGGCCGCCCGGCGACACCCGCTGATGCGGCCCGCTTTTTTGCCTTTCACTCACCCGACTTCAACCGGCCCCGTTCGGCCTTCTTTCGCATGAAAAAGAACATCAGCATCAACTTGCAGGGCCTCATCTTCCACATTGAAGAGGACGGCTACGAAGTGCTCGGCCGCTACCTGGCCGAGGTGAAAGCCCACTTCGCCAGCTTCCGCGGCCACCAGGACATTGTGGCCGACATCGAGGGCCGCATCGCCGAAATCTTCAGCGCCCGCCTCTCAGCCGCCAAGCAGGTCATTACCCTGGAAGACGTGGAGGCCATGACGGCCAAGATGGGCCGGGTGAGCGACTTCGCCTCGGACTTGGATGAGGACGACGAAGCCGAAACGGCCGGCACCTACGCCGGGGGCCCCACGGCCGGGGCCTACGCCGGCAGCACCGCCGGCCCCGCCGCCGCCGCCGCCGACGGGGCCCCCAAGCGCCTGTTCCGCGACATGGCCCACCGCAAGGTGGCAGGCGTGGCCGCCGGCCTGGCCCAGTACTTTGCCGTGAACCCGCTGTGGATCCGCCTGGCCTTCGTGGCGCTGGTACTGTTCAAGCCGTTTTTGCGCATCGGCCACACGTTTGATTTCGACAACCCGGTGAACCTCTCGGGCTTCGCCGTGCTGCTCTACGTCATCCTGTGGGTGCTGCTGCCGAAAAACTACGACGCCCCCAACCCCGACGACATTGCGCCCGGCACGGGGCCCCTGGCCGGCCGGCGCTTGTTTCGCGACACGGACACGGGCAAAATCGGGGGCGTGGCCGCCGGCCTGGCCTACTACCTCAACCTCGACGTGACGCTGGTGCGGGTGCTGCTGCTGGCGGGCCTGTTTGCGGGCGGCTTCACGCTGGTGCTCTACCTCATCCTGTGGGTGGTGGCCCCGGAGGCCAAAACGGTGTCGGAGAAAATGCAGATGCGCGGCGAGGGCGTGACCCTCTCGGGCATCGACAACAACCTGCGCGCCACGGTGCTCGACGCCGACGGCAACCCCGTGGCCCCCGCCCCCAACCGCCCGGTGGGCGCATTTCTGGAAGGCGCGGCCCGCGGGGCCCGGCCGGCGGTAAGCTTTCTCGGCACGCTGATTCGGTGGGGCGTGGGGGCCCTGCTCATCTTCACCGGGGGTAGCCTGCTGCTCAGCTTGTTTACCATGCTGGGCGTGGTAGCGGGCCTGCTGCCGTCGACCTCGGTGCGCGGCAACGGGTGGGGTGGCCTGCACTACGACAATAGTAGCAGCGCCCAGGGCTTTGCCTCGGTGCTGCACAACGTGCAGCCCTGGGCCGGCGTGGTGGCGCTGCTGGCGGTGGGCATTCCGGTGCTGGCGTTGGTGCTGCTGGGGCTGCGGCTCATCCTGCGCCGCTCGGTGGTGGGGCGCCTGGGGGGCCTCTCGCTGCTGGGCCTGTGGTTGGTGGGCGTGGCCGGTACGGCAGTGGCCGGGGGTCAATTAGCCCGCGAGTTCCGCACTCGTGGCAACGTGACAACGACCCGCCCGCTGGCCCCCGTGCCCGGCCGCAGCATGGTGCTGGCCGTGCGCCACGGCGACGACGAGGACGGCGACGAGTTTTTTGAAAGCGTCGATGTGAACATCGCACCCGCCGACAGCGGCCGGACGCCGTTCATCGAGCAAGAAGTGCGGGCCCGGGGCGCCTCGGCCGCCGCCGCCCGCCAGATGGCCACCTCCTCGGTGCACTACAGCTTCACCCAGCAGGATTCGGTGCTGACGCTCGACCGCGGCTTCACGCTCACCAATGACGCACCCTTCCGCAACCAGAAGGTGACGCTGACGCTGCACTTGCCCCTGGGCAAGAACTACCGCCTGACCAAGGACTTCGTGGACCGCCTCGACGACGACAATTTTCAGGGCAGCCGCCGGCCCAGCGGCAACGGCGACTACCGCGCCCGCCTATTGCGCAACGGCCGCTTCCAGTGCCTCGACTGCCCCGCGGTACCGAGCGATAACGAAAATAGCGACAACAGCAGTGCCGACAACAACGACAGCAACGACGACAACGGTAACGACGACAACAACGACAGCAGCGTGCGCCTAAACTACGGCGGGGCCCCCAGCTTCGACACGGAGCTGGGCAGCTACGGCAGCGGCCGCCGCTTGTTCAGCGAGACGGACTTTACCCGGGTGAGCGTGGTGGGCGGCTACCGTGTGGTGGTACGCCACGGCGACGCCTTCAAAATCGAAGCCGGCGGCAACCAAGACGAGTTGAACGACCTGCGGATATCACGCGACGGCAACACCTTGGAGATCAAGCCCCGCGACACTTCATTTTTCGGTAAAGACTGGAACCGCGACCAGCAGAAAGTGCTCATCCGCATCGAGATGCCGGCCGTGGAAAGCCTGGAGCTGGCCGGCGGTATCCAGGCCGACCTCGGCGGCTTCGACCGCCAGGACCGCCTGCAGGTGCAGCAGGCCGGCGTGAGCCACCTGCGCCTCAACGGCAACTACGGCACCCTGAAACTGTCGCTGGCCGGGCCCTGCCGCACCACCGCCACCGGCCACGCCGACGACCTCTCCTTCGACGCCGCCGGGGCCGCTGAGCTGGCCGGCGCCAACCTCCAAACCCGCACTGCCAAGGTGAACCTGGTCGGCGGCTGCAAAGCCCGCCTCAACGTGAGCGAAGCCCTGAAGGGCGACGCCGTAGGCGGCAGCGAGGTGGCCTACAGCGGTAACCCCAAAAGTGTGAAAGTGAACGCCATCGGCGGCTCCAGCTTCCACCGGCTGTAGGATTTATTCAGTCAGGCCGTCATGCTGAGCTTGTCGAAGCATCTCTCCAGCGTCGTTGCCCGACTGACTTAGTGAAAGAGATGCTTCGACAAGCTCAGCATGACGGCCTGACTGCATAGAAAGCCTCAGCCCTATCATACTACCGAACTACCGAGAAAAGGAAGGATCTCTCAGACTGGTGAGTGAAATGAGGTTCCTTCCGGCCGAAGCCCCCGGGCCGCCCCCTGCTGCAACAGGAAGGCCCAGGCTTCGGCCATTTCGTTTTTAATGGTGCCTTCGAGAATGGCTTCAAGCACGGCGTTTTTTAGCTCGCCCAC is a window from the Hymenobacter nivis genome containing:
- a CDS encoding PspC domain-containing protein codes for the protein MKKNISINLQGLIFHIEEDGYEVLGRYLAEVKAHFASFRGHQDIVADIEGRIAEIFSARLSAAKQVITLEDVEAMTAKMGRVSDFASDLDEDDEAETAGTYAGGPTAGAYAGSTAGPAAAAADGAPKRLFRDMAHRKVAGVAAGLAQYFAVNPLWIRLAFVALVLFKPFLRIGHTFDFDNPVNLSGFAVLLYVILWVLLPKNYDAPNPDDIAPGTGPLAGRRLFRDTDTGKIGGVAAGLAYYLNLDVTLVRVLLLAGLFAGGFTLVLYLILWVVAPEAKTVSEKMQMRGEGVTLSGIDNNLRATVLDADGNPVAPAPNRPVGAFLEGAARGARPAVSFLGTLIRWGVGALLIFTGGSLLLSLFTMLGVVAGLLPSTSVRGNGWGGLHYDNSSSAQGFASVLHNVQPWAGVVALLAVGIPVLALVLLGLRLILRRSVVGRLGGLSLLGLWLVGVAGTAVAGGQLAREFRTRGNVTTTRPLAPVPGRSMVLAVRHGDDEDGDEFFESVDVNIAPADSGRTPFIEQEVRARGASAAAARQMATSSVHYSFTQQDSVLTLDRGFTLTNDAPFRNQKVTLTLHLPLGKNYRLTKDFVDRLDDDNFQGSRRPSGNGDYRARLLRNGRFQCLDCPAVPSDNENSDNSSADNNDSNDDNGNDDNNDSSVRLNYGGAPSFDTELGSYGSGRRLFSETDFTRVSVVGGYRVVVRHGDAFKIEAGGNQDELNDLRISRDGNTLEIKPRDTSFFGKDWNRDQQKVLIRIEMPAVESLELAGGIQADLGGFDRQDRLQVQQAGVSHLRLNGNYGTLKLSLAGPCRTTATGHADDLSFDAAGAAELAGANLQTRTAKVNLVGGCKARLNVSEALKGDAVGGSEVAYSGNPKSVKVNAIGGSSFHRL
- a CDS encoding PadR family transcriptional regulator gives rise to the protein MKLENTQVQMRKGILEFCILEIIARGEAYASDMLEELTVARMIVVEGTLYPLLTRLKNAALLDYTWKESTSGPPRKYYVLTPAGAQFLQELRDTWEEMALSVGIIRQGRPPGDTR